A segment of the Terribacillus aidingensis genome:
TTACCGGAGGACCGTCAACATGATAAACAGAATCTTAACACTAACTTTGTATTAACTTAATCCTGTTGGTTGCGGACAGTCAAGATACTATTGGCAGTTTCTTCAACTGCTTTATTGGAAACATCAATTACACGACAGCCGATACGTTCGGCAATCTTATCAAAATGTTCCAGTTCATGATTGATTCGGTCGATATTGGCATAGCTCGCTTGATCCCCCAGACCGAGCGCTTTTAGACGTTCCTTGCGGATATCGTTTAGCTTCTCTGGACTGATGCGTAGACCGATACATTTAGAAGGATCCACTTGGAAAAGTTCCCGAGGCGGATCTACTTCCGGGACAATCGGTACATTGGCGACTTTCAGACGTTTATGCGCCAGATACTGTGATAATGGCGTTTTGGATGTGCGCGATACACCAATGAGTACAATATCAGCCCTTGCAATACCACGTGGATCACGTCCATCGTCATAACGAACCGCAAATTCGATCGCTTCAATTCTGCGGAAATAATCTTCATCAAGACGATGGACAAGGCCTGGCTGAAGCTTTGGTTTCTGATGGAACATATCAGCCATCGCATCCATAAGCGGACCCATCAGGTCGATGCAAGGTATACCGTGCCTTTGTGCTTCGCTAGTAAGGAAAGCCCGGAAATCCGGATTGACCATCGTGAAGGCGATGATTGATGGACGTTCGTTTGCTTGTTTCAGCGTTTCTTCCAATATAGCTGTGTTCTCTACGTAGGGAACTCGCTGCAAAGCAAACGGCTCTTCCAAATTAAACTGACTTAATGCTGCTTTAACGA
Coding sequences within it:
- a CDS encoding pyruvate, water dikinase regulatory protein is translated as MEKPIVYVVSDSVGETAELVVKAALSQFNLEEPFALQRVPYVENTAILEETLKQANERPSIIAFTMVNPDFRAFLTSEAQRHGIPCIDLMGPLMDAMADMFHQKPKLQPGLVHRLDEDYFRRIEAIEFAVRYDDGRDPRGIARADIVLIGVSRTSKTPLSQYLAHKRLKVANVPIVPEVDPPRELFQVDPSKCIGLRISPEKLNDIRKERLKALGLGDQASYANIDRINHELEHFDKIAERIGCRVIDVSNKAVEETANSILTVRNQQD